Proteins found in one Massilia sp. H6 genomic segment:
- a CDS encoding T6SS immunity protein Tli4 family protein — MTDKMKTVCVGRFLIDLPADARVSIGRGYAGGYEISTTADETDEQFAARLRLAEAELKELPNRDGRPSLESSKELIIGKAHGKLLVHNRQRTKVPEGDRMTMSETVSVRSLLRLPGVSITANVDWIDPDEVGDLERLLAQLMPLEEMQIPRQPGFCFDRAFVKDPYDHLGTEGVVLFAGLPGHSDVNIVFSSMSGTSAAPGLLERNTRASEREPMLMRLAFSTLRQAARAINGLEGEELVLRVREPNLTTGYSFQWEMPGKQKDIYAPLLTLELDSGTNPVTGGKPVQSTLSEGALFELWERIANSIRLRPTQDVQAAIAEPVTTPLGTTAFSGEACPHTGWWQCCDGGSGIGVLGGQRQYLRGGQQMPQALLLPAQTLWERLRGVQPSFESSSPSLWKLADKRATARVPPSSMLAHATTLSEADNAPAAAPLHGVAQTLIGSEAKTGTPCPASGWWRCDDSHALDGTRWFAAGSLLPPATFRAPLSLRGSAHPEIIHRRSAWQLVRLAHGAQDNVDSGPGPRHG; from the coding sequence ATGACCGACAAGATGAAAACGGTATGCGTAGGGCGGTTCCTGATCGATCTTCCTGCCGATGCCAGGGTCAGTATCGGTCGCGGTTACGCTGGCGGTTACGAGATTTCGACCACGGCCGATGAGACGGACGAGCAATTTGCGGCACGGCTTCGCCTTGCCGAAGCGGAGCTGAAAGAACTGCCAAACCGGGATGGCCGCCCCAGCCTCGAATCCAGCAAAGAGTTGATCATCGGAAAGGCGCACGGGAAGCTGCTCGTTCATAACCGCCAGCGCACCAAGGTCCCCGAAGGAGACCGCATGACGATGAGCGAAACCGTCAGCGTCCGAAGCTTGCTGCGGCTGCCGGGCGTGAGCATAACCGCCAATGTCGACTGGATCGATCCGGACGAGGTAGGTGATCTTGAACGCCTGTTGGCACAGCTCATGCCACTCGAAGAGATGCAGATTCCGCGGCAACCTGGATTCTGTTTTGACCGCGCGTTCGTGAAAGACCCCTACGACCATCTGGGCACTGAGGGCGTCGTACTCTTTGCCGGCCTGCCAGGACATTCTGATGTCAATATTGTGTTTTCTTCCATGTCCGGCACGAGTGCCGCTCCCGGTCTATTGGAACGCAACACACGAGCCTCTGAACGGGAACCGATGCTCATGCGGCTTGCGTTCTCTACCTTGCGTCAGGCAGCACGCGCGATAAACGGCCTGGAGGGCGAGGAACTGGTCTTGCGGGTCCGTGAACCGAATCTCACTACAGGCTATTCATTTCAATGGGAAATGCCTGGCAAGCAAAAAGATATTTACGCTCCGCTGTTAACGCTCGAACTCGACTCTGGCACGAATCCGGTTACCGGCGGCAAACCGGTGCAGTCGACCCTGTCGGAGGGGGCGTTGTTCGAATTATGGGAGCGTATTGCTAACAGTATTCGGCTCAGACCGACGCAAGACGTCCAGGCAGCCATCGCGGAGCCGGTCACGACCCCTTTGGGAACGACAGCATTTTCAGGCGAGGCTTGCCCGCATACCGGATGGTGGCAATGCTGCGATGGCGGGAGCGGTATCGGTGTCCTGGGCGGACAACGACAATATCTGCGGGGCGGGCAGCAAATGCCGCAGGCGCTGCTGCTTCCTGCCCAGACATTGTGGGAGCGTCTGCGGGGCGTGCAACCGAGTTTCGAAAGCAGTAGTCCAAGCTTGTGGAAGCTCGCCGACAAGCGCGCTACCGCGCGTGTCCCCCCATCTTCTATGCTGGCCCACGCCACGACACTATCGGAAGCCGACAATGCGCCTGCAGCAGCGCCGCTGCATGGCGTGGCGCAGACCCTTATCGGTAGCGAGGCGAAAACCGGCACGCCCTGTCCGGCGTCCGGATGGTGGCGATGCGACGACAGCCACGCACTCGACGGAACCCGCTGGTTTGCCGCTGGCAGCTTGCTGCCGCCAGCAACTTTTCGCGCGCCATTAAGCTTGCGCGGATCCGCGCACCCGGAAATCATCCATCGGCGCAGTGCCTGGCAACTCGTGCGGCTGGCGCACGGCGCGCAAGACAACGTCGACTCTGGCCCTGGACCGCGCCATGGCTGA
- a CDS encoding T6SS immunity protein Tli4 family protein has protein sequence MAEKAPVNSPRLLRDRTLLWLAAVLVVGFVIAVVTRSVEAIQLERRVAQMTGQMKPVCVGRLLFDLPEGARHEFSQARYAGVKLATTEETFAQFKARLDERQAALMRTAAGPPKASNPGLVRAVKNAHGIAGQIFLHGRRFVTSQSAGGATAQRLRRSPGQELLSIEALVHGNGVSIDLSADLTAGLSESEAVGRLSRVIAALVPNPRNIIPFEPGFCMDKAYLRGPQAPGRDEDLIMTAWMGERLEIAFTLIHSRATGADRAALLTRSTGPNARMASDTGERVSVQSARLRSIGGFAGAELVENYAQEGTASFYNFWWESSGSKDKELAPHVALTMFTGGSPQDPGRLPLSRDLAYGLWEKLVPGVRLRLDGSANRTQAGRAQAASPRLALAVAGRAGSGASQCAVRSSRF, from the coding sequence ATGGCTGAGAAAGCGCCGGTGAACTCGCCGCGCTTGCTCCGCGACCGGACCTTGCTCTGGCTTGCCGCTGTGCTTGTCGTGGGATTCGTCATCGCCGTCGTCACCCGATCGGTCGAAGCGATCCAGCTCGAGCGCCGGGTCGCGCAAATGACGGGGCAGATGAAGCCCGTATGCGTCGGCAGGTTGCTGTTCGACCTGCCCGAAGGGGCCAGGCACGAGTTCTCGCAAGCACGCTACGCTGGGGTCAAGCTTGCCACCACCGAGGAGACGTTCGCGCAGTTCAAGGCGCGCCTCGACGAGCGCCAGGCAGCGCTGATGCGCACAGCGGCAGGGCCGCCCAAGGCCAGCAATCCTGGATTGGTCAGGGCGGTAAAGAACGCGCACGGCATCGCAGGACAGATCTTTCTGCACGGCCGACGCTTCGTCACCAGCCAGTCGGCCGGCGGCGCGACCGCACAGCGCCTGCGCCGGAGCCCTGGCCAGGAATTGCTCAGTATCGAAGCGCTGGTGCATGGCAATGGCGTCAGCATCGACCTGAGCGCGGACTTGACAGCCGGCTTGTCCGAGTCGGAAGCAGTTGGCCGGCTATCGAGGGTGATCGCAGCGCTGGTTCCCAATCCAAGGAACATCATTCCGTTCGAGCCGGGCTTTTGCATGGACAAGGCTTACCTACGCGGTCCGCAGGCGCCCGGCCGGGACGAGGACCTGATAATGACGGCCTGGATGGGCGAGCGTCTCGAGATCGCGTTCACACTGATACATTCACGCGCAACAGGTGCGGATCGGGCGGCACTGCTCACGCGCAGCACAGGGCCTAACGCGCGCATGGCGTCAGATACGGGCGAGCGCGTGTCAGTCCAGTCGGCTCGCCTGCGTAGTATTGGTGGGTTTGCCGGCGCAGAGCTGGTAGAAAATTATGCCCAGGAAGGCACTGCCAGTTTTTACAACTTCTGGTGGGAGAGCAGCGGTAGCAAGGACAAGGAGCTGGCCCCCCATGTCGCCCTGACGATGTTCACCGGAGGCAGCCCGCAAGATCCCGGACGGCTCCCACTTTCGCGGGACCTGGCTTACGGGCTGTGGGAAAAACTCGTGCCCGGCGTCCGGCTGCGCCTTGACGGTAGTGCAAACCGCACGCAGGCCGGGCGGGCGCAGGCCGCTTCACCCAGGCTTGCGCTCGCCGTCGCAGGTCGTGCCGGGAGCGGCGCGTCGCAATGCGCTGTGCGATCCTCGCGTTTCTGA